The genomic region GACGGTCACGTTGTCGCGGCCGCCGGAGGCCAGCGCCTGCGCGACGAGGGCGTCCGCCGCCCGGTCGACGCCGCCGCCGTCCGCGCGCGCCAGCTGGAGGACGCCGGAGATCGCCTGGTCGTCGAGCTCCTTGGTGAGCCCGTCGGAGCAGATGAGGAACACCTGGTGGTCGACGACCGGCAGCAGCCACTCGTCGGCGGCGACCTCGTCGTGGGATCCGACGGCCCGCGTGATGAGGTTCCGCACCGGGCTCCGCTCGGCCTCCGCGCGCGTCATGCGGCCCTGGTCGACGAGTTCCTGCACCGCCGAGTGGTCGATCGTGACCTGCTCGAGGCGGCCGTCCGTCCAGGCGTAGACGCGCGAGTCGCCGACGTTGAAGACCATCCAGAGCGGGTCGCCGCCGTCCGAGCGCACGAGCGCGACGCCCGCGAGCGTGGTGCCGGCCACCGTGCCGGGCGGATCGTCGCCCGTGATGAGGTCGCCGATCGCGTCGTTGGACGCGTCGACCGCCTCCACGATGAGGTCGCGCGTCACGGGGGCGTCGCCGGACAGGCCGCCGAAGGTCTCCACGAGCGTGGCGCTCGCGCGGTCGCCGAACGCGTGACCGCCCATCCCGTCGGCGACGAGCCAGACGGGAGGATCGGCGAGGAGGCCGTCCTCGTTCACGGCGCGCACGCTGCCGACGTCAGTGCGCGCGGCCCAGCTGACGTGGATGCGCCGCCCGCCGAGCGCGATGGTGCGCGCCTCGGTCATCGCGCGTCCCGGTCGTCGTCGCCGCGCTCCGCGGATGCGGGCTCGGCCGCGGGCCCGGTGACCGGGATCCCGTCGGCCCGCATCTTGAGGAGGCTGGCGACGGTGGCGACCACCATCGAGGCGAGGATCACGACGAGGCTCACGATGGTCGGGATCTCGGGCGCCCACTCGATGCCCTCGCCGCCGTTGACGAACGGCAGCGTGTTCTCGTGCATGGCGTGCAGCACGAGCTTCACGCCGATGAAGAAGAGGATGAACGCGATCCCGTACTTGAGGTACACCAGCCGGTCGAGCAGCCCGCCGAGCAGGAAGTAGAGCTGGCGGAGCCCCATGAGGGCGAAGATGTTCGCGGTGAAGACGATGAACGGCGACTCGGTGATGCCGAAGATCGCGGGGATCGAGTCGAGCGCGAAGATCAGGTCGGTGGTGCCGATCGAGACGAACACGATGACCATGGGCGTGAGCACCTTGCGGCCGTCGATGACGGTGCGGACCTTGGAGCCGTCGAAGTCCGGCGCGATCTTGAGACGCCGGCGGAGGAATCGGATGAAGAGCGAGTCCTCGCTCTCCTCGTCCTCGTCGCCCACCGCCTGCTTGATCGCCGTGTAGAGCAGGAACGCGCCGAAGATGTAGAAGATCCAGCTGTAGCTCTCGATGAGCTCGGCGCCCAGCAGGATGAAGATCCCGCGGAGCACCAGAGCGATGATGATGCCCACCAGGAGCACCTCCTGCTGGTACTTCCGGGGCACGCTGAACCGGCTCATGATGATGACGAACACGAACAGGTTGTCGATGCTGAGGCTGTACTCCGTCAGCCACCCCGCGAGGAACTGGCCCGCATGCTCGCCGCCCGCGACGAACAGCATGATGACCGCGAACACCAGCGCGAGCCCCACGTAGAAGGCGACCCAGAGGGCCGACTCCTTCGTCGAGGGGACGTGCGGGCGCCGGTAGACGATGAGCAGGTCGGCGACGAGGACGAGGACGAGCACCGTCAGCGAGACGATCTCGAACGGGAGGGGGAGGACCAGGGGCACGCGGAGGCTTTCTGCAGCACGGGAGCGGCACGGACATGCCTCGACGAAACTACATGGCGGCCGACGGGTTGTTCACAATTCCCCCATCAGGGGCATCCGGCCTACAGCCCGCGGTTACGGTGGTCGCTTATGACACGAGAGGGACGCCCCATGTCCGTACTGGCGAACGAGCTCGATGCACCCGGCCACGGCGGGCAGGACACCGGACCCCGGCGTCGCGGCCCCCGCACCTCCGGCGACGCCCGGGCCAGCATCATCGAGGCGGCCCGCATGCTCTTCATCGAGTCCGGCGCCGACCGCGTGAGCGCCCGCCGCATCGCCGCCGCGGCCGGGGTCGACCCGAGCCTCGTCCGCTACTACTTCGGCTCGCTCGAGGCCCTGCTCGAGGAGGCGCTGCGCCCCTCGGAGGACCTCATCGCCCCGTACCTCGGGCTGCGGGACCTGCCCATCGAGGAGCGCGGCGCGGCCCTCGTCTCCGCGGCGCTGCACACGTGGGAGCACCCCGTCGGATCCACCATCATGCGCTGGGTCACCGTCTCGTCCGACCACGACAGCGCGGCCTACCGCCGGTTCGCCGAGGCGGCGCCGCAGCACTGGATGAGCGCCCTCCCCGAGGGCATCCCGCAGGACGAGGCCGACATCCGCAACTCGCTTGTGGGCGCGGCGCTCGGCGGCATCGCCATCACCCGCTACATCTGGCGGAGCGCGCCCATCGCCAGCATGTCCCGCGAGACGGTCATCGCCCTGCACGGGCCCGTGGTGCAGGGGTTCCTCACCGGTCCGCTGCCCGACGTGCCGGTCGACGCGCCCCTGCCCGCGGCCTGACGCCGGCGGGCACCCCGGCCCCGGGGCGATCCGCGATCAGCCGCGGTCGGTCAGGTCGTCGCGGACCGCGAGCGGCTTCCGCATGAGCTTGTGGGGGGCCGCCTGCGCCACGGGCTTGAGGGTCAGCAGGTCGACGTTGACGTGCGGCGGCAGCTCCACCGCGTGCACGATCGCCTCGGCCACGTCCTCCGCCGTCAGCGGTCCGGGGACGCCGTCGTACACCGCGTCGGCCTTCGCCCGGTCGCCGCCGAAGCGCACGAGCGAGAACTCGTCCGTGCGCACCTGGCCGGGCGCGATCTCGATCACGCGGATGGGCTCCCCCGCGAGCTCCAGGCGCAGCACGCCGAGCATCGCGTGCACGGCGGCCTTCGCCGCGTTGTAGCCGCCGCCGCCCTCGTAGGGCACCTGCGCGGCGATCGAGCTGACCGTCACGACGTCGGCGCTGCCGCCCGCGGGCACGCCGGCGCGGAGGAGCGGCAGGAGCGCGCTCGTCACACGCTGCACGGCGAGCACGTTGATCTCGTACATCCAGGCCCAGTCCTCCGCTGAACCGCCCTCGACGGAGTCGGTGCCGACGGCTCCCCCGGCGTTGTTGACGAGCGCGTGCACGTCGCCCGTCTCGCGGAGGTGGTCGCGGAGCGCGTCGACGTCGGCCTGCACGGTGAGGTCGGCGACCGCGTACGTGGCGCCGGTCTCCTCGGCGAGCGTGCGCAGGCGGTCTTCGCGGCGGGCGACGCCGACGACGTCCCACCCGCGGCTCCGGAACAGGCGGACGGTGGCGGCGCCGATCCCCGAGCTCGCACCCGTGACGACGACCCTCTTGGCTGTGGACATGACCCCAGCGTAGGGATCCCGGGGCCCCGCGGGTTACGCCCCGCGACGGGCCCGCGTTGACCGGCCGCGGGGCGCTTCCTACTGTCGTGATGCGCCCGCACGGGCGGCACCGACGCACGAGGGAAGGCACGACGATGAGCGACCACGACGAGGACCGGGCAGCGGGCTGGCGCTTCGAGACGCAGCAGATCCACGCGGGAGCGGCACCGGATCCGGTCACCCATGCTCGCGCCACGCCCATCTACCAGACCACGTCCTACGTGTTCGACGACGCCCAGCACGCGCAGGACCTCTTCGCGCTCGCGCAGCCGGGCAACATCTACGGCCGCATGATGAACCCGACCCAGGCCGTGGTCGAGGAGCGCATCGCCGCCCTGGAGGGCGGCTCGGCCGCGCTCCTCGTCGCCTCGGGGCAGTCGGCGTCGACGTTCGCGGTCCTCAACATCGCGCAGGCGGGCGACCACATCGTCTCGAGCTCCTCGATCTACGGCGGCACCTACAACCTCTTCAAGTACACGCTCGCCAAGCTCGGCATCGACACGACCTTCGTGGAGGACCAGGACGACGCCGCGGCCTGGGCCCGGGCCGTGCGCCCGAACACCAAGCTGTTCTTCGCGGAGACGATCGGGAACCCGCGCATCAACATCCTCGACATCCGCGCCGTCGCCGACAAGGCGCACCTGGCGGGCGTGCCGCTCGTCGTGGACAACACGATCGCGACGCCGTACCTCATCCGGCCCTTCGAGCACGGCGCGGACGTCGTGGTGCACTCGGCGACGAAGTTCCTCGGCGGCCACGGCACGGTCATCGGCGGCCTCGTCGTGGACGGGGGCCGGTTCCCGTGGTCCGAGCACGCCGAGCGATTCCCCGGCCTCACGACCCCCGACCCCTCGTACCACGGCGTCACGTACACGGAGGCGGTCGGCGACGGCCTCGCGTACATCACCAAGGCGCGCGTGCAGCTGCTGCGCGACCTGGGCGCGTCGATCGCCCCGGCGAGCGCCTGGCAGCTCATCCAGGGCATCGAGACGCTGAGCCTCCGGATCGAGCGGCACGTGCAGAACGCGCAGGCGGTCGCGGAGTGGCTCGACGCGCACGACGACATCGCGGACGTCTACTACGCGGGCCTGCCGACGAGCCCCTCGTACGCGGCGGCGAACCGGTACGCGCCGCGCGGCGTGGGCGCCGTCCTCTCCTTCGAGCTGAAGGGCGGGGTGGACGCCGGGCGGGCGCTCGTCGACTCGCTGCAGCTGTTCAGCCACCTGGCGAACATCGGCGACGTGCGGAGCCTCGTCATCCACCCCGCGTCGACGACGCACTCGCAGCTCACGCCGGAGCAGCAGCTGACCGCGGGCGTCACGCCGGGACTCGTCCGGCTCTCGGTCGGGCTCGAGAGCATCGACGACATCATCGAGGACCTCGCGGTCGGGCTCCGCGCCGCGCGGGCGGTCCAGGACGACGCCCGCGTCACGACGCTCCCGGGCGCCCGGCTGAGCGGGGCGTAACACTCGGGCGCGCGTCCGCCGCGGGTGCTTCACTGATCGCGATGGACTGGCAGACACCCGAGGACACCGTCCCGTCGACCCTCGTGACGGACGCGCAGATCCGCTCCCTGATCGGCCGGCCGCCCGCGTCGGGCGCGTGGCGCGAGGGCGACCCCGTCGCCGACCGCCTGTTCGCGCAGGTGGGCGGCATCGAGCTGGAGGCGGGCGGGCGGATCCCCTCCGTCCGCGTCGCGTACGAGACCTTCGGCGAGCGCGCCCCGGACGGCGGCAACGCGGTGCTGGTGCTGCACGCGCTGACGGGCGACAGCCACCTCCGCGGCCCCGCGGGCCCGGGCCAGCCGACGGGCGGCTGGTGGTCGGGAATCGTCGGCCCGGGCCTCGCGATCGACACCGACCGCTGGTACGTCGTCGCCCCCAACATGCTGGGCGGCTGCCAGGGCACGACCGGCCCCGCCTCCGTCGCGCCCGACGGCGCCGAGTGGGGCGCGCGGTTCCCGTACATCACCATCCGCGACCAGGTCCGGGTGCAGGCCGCCCTCGCGGACGCGCTCGGCATCGACGTGTGGGCCGCGGTCATCGGCGGGTCCATGGGCGGGATGCAGGCGCTCGAGTGGGGCGTGGGGCATCCCGACCGGATGCGCCGGCTCGCGATCCTCGCGGCCCCCGCCATCGCGAGCGCGGACCAGATCGCGCTCAACTCCGTGCAGACCGAGGCGATCCGGATGGATCCCGCCTACCGCGACGGCGACTACCTCGACGCGGCCGACGGCGACGGCCCGCACCGCGGCCTCGCGCTCGCGCGCCGCATGGCCCTGCTCAACTACCGGAGCCCGGACGAGCTGAACCAGCGCTTCTCCCGCTCCTGGCAGAGCGGCATCAGCCCGATGGGCGACGAGGGCCGCTACGCCGTGGAGTCGTACCTCGACTTCCACGGCAACAAGTTCACCCGGCGCTTCGACGCGACCAGCTACATCCGCCTCATCGACGCCATGAG from Clavibacter michiganensis subsp. insidiosus harbors:
- a CDS encoding PP2C family protein-serine/threonine phosphatase — translated: MTEARTIALGGRRIHVSWAARTDVGSVRAVNEDGLLADPPVWLVADGMGGHAFGDRASATLVETFGGLSGDAPVTRDLIVEAVDASNDAIGDLITGDDPPGTVAGTTLAGVALVRSDGGDPLWMVFNVGDSRVYAWTDGRLEQVTIDHSAVQELVDQGRMTRAEAERSPVRNLITRAVGSHDEVAADEWLLPVVDHQVFLICSDGLTKELDDQAISGVLQLARADGGGVDRAADALVAQALASGGRDNVTVVVIEALADAEPLDDGSAGAPIA
- a CDS encoding TerC family protein, which gives rise to MPLVLPLPFEIVSLTVLVLVLVADLLIVYRRPHVPSTKESALWVAFYVGLALVFAVIMLFVAGGEHAGQFLAGWLTEYSLSIDNLFVFVIIMSRFSVPRKYQQEVLLVGIIIALVLRGIFILLGAELIESYSWIFYIFGAFLLYTAIKQAVGDEDEESEDSLFIRFLRRRLKIAPDFDGSKVRTVIDGRKVLTPMVIVFVSIGTTDLIFALDSIPAIFGITESPFIVFTANIFALMGLRQLYFLLGGLLDRLVYLKYGIAFILFFIGVKLVLHAMHENTLPFVNGGEGIEWAPEIPTIVSLVVILASMVVATVASLLKMRADGIPVTGPAAEPASAERGDDDRDAR
- a CDS encoding TetR/AcrR family transcriptional regulator, producing MSVLANELDAPGHGGQDTGPRRRGPRTSGDARASIIEAARMLFIESGADRVSARRIAAAAGVDPSLVRYYFGSLEALLEEALRPSEDLIAPYLGLRDLPIEERGAALVSAALHTWEHPVGSTIMRWVTVSSDHDSAAYRRFAEAAPQHWMSALPEGIPQDEADIRNSLVGAALGGIAITRYIWRSAPIASMSRETVIALHGPVVQGFLTGPLPDVPVDAPLPAA
- a CDS encoding SDR family NAD(P)-dependent oxidoreductase, with amino-acid sequence MSTAKRVVVTGASSGIGAATVRLFRSRGWDVVGVARREDRLRTLAEETGATYAVADLTVQADVDALRDHLRETGDVHALVNNAGGAVGTDSVEGGSAEDWAWMYEINVLAVQRVTSALLPLLRAGVPAGGSADVVTVSSIAAQVPYEGGGGYNAAKAAVHAMLGVLRLELAGEPIRVIEIAPGQVRTDEFSLVRFGGDRAKADAVYDGVPGPLTAEDVAEAIVHAVELPPHVNVDLLTLKPVAQAAPHKLMRKPLAVRDDLTDRG
- a CDS encoding bifunctional o-acetylhomoserine/o-acetylserine sulfhydrylase, which gives rise to MSDHDEDRAAGWRFETQQIHAGAAPDPVTHARATPIYQTTSYVFDDAQHAQDLFALAQPGNIYGRMMNPTQAVVEERIAALEGGSAALLVASGQSASTFAVLNIAQAGDHIVSSSSIYGGTYNLFKYTLAKLGIDTTFVEDQDDAAAWARAVRPNTKLFFAETIGNPRINILDIRAVADKAHLAGVPLVVDNTIATPYLIRPFEHGADVVVHSATKFLGGHGTVIGGLVVDGGRFPWSEHAERFPGLTTPDPSYHGVTYTEAVGDGLAYITKARVQLLRDLGASIAPASAWQLIQGIETLSLRIERHVQNAQAVAEWLDAHDDIADVYYAGLPTSPSYAAANRYAPRGVGAVLSFELKGGVDAGRALVDSLQLFSHLANIGDVRSLVIHPASTTHSQLTPEQQLTAGVTPGLVRLSVGLESIDDIIEDLAVGLRAARAVQDDARVTTLPGARLSGA
- the metX gene encoding homoserine O-acetyltransferase MetX; amino-acid sequence: MDWQTPEDTVPSTLVTDAQIRSLIGRPPASGAWREGDPVADRLFAQVGGIELEAGGRIPSVRVAYETFGERAPDGGNAVLVLHALTGDSHLRGPAGPGQPTGGWWSGIVGPGLAIDTDRWYVVAPNMLGGCQGTTGPASVAPDGAEWGARFPYITIRDQVRVQAALADALGIDVWAAVIGGSMGGMQALEWGVGHPDRMRRLAILAAPAIASADQIALNSVQTEAIRMDPAYRDGDYLDAADGDGPHRGLALARRMALLNYRSPDELNQRFSRSWQSGISPMGDEGRYAVESYLDFHGNKFTRRFDATSYIRLIDAMSSHDVGRDRGGVEAALARVRAATLVVGIDSDRLFPVPDQRLIARHVPGSVDGGEVVVISSDYGHDGFLIENEAVGRELARLLDAAV